The following proteins are encoded in a genomic region of Periophthalmus magnuspinnatus isolate fPerMag1 chromosome 21, fPerMag1.2.pri, whole genome shotgun sequence:
- the LOC117389015 gene encoding E3 ubiquitin/ISG15 ligase TRIM25-like — translation MAQKALDQEAFSCSVCLDLLKDPVTIPCGHSYCRNCVQQHWDQEDEKQLYSCPECRLSFSPRPALGKNIMLAAVVEQMKKTAPPAALCYAGPEDVSCDVCTGRKLRAVQSCLQCVASYCERHLQLHDVVAAFKKHQLVAPSHRLQENICEQHDEVKKMFCVTDQQLLCYLCSVDQHKGHDIVSSASERAQRQTELPARRALLLQSLQHKETDLKRLQQEAQDIRSSAQTAVQRSNDSFRDMALLLDKRRSEVEQQIRSQEDTQLSRVQELQDQLQQDVRGLKRSLSELDTLDLTQDHNQFIQRYASLSPHTQSTEPATIHTGDRGYFEEVTRAVSKLRDTLQLTLSPVQVLLPQPLISSREDFLYYSTEITLDTNTINKHLSLSDGNRRVTCMSKHHSYPDHPDRFSDYGQVLSRESLTGRCYWEVEWSGRWVCVAVSYREIQRKGNSAECVFGFDDKSWALDCDKTSPSFWFNKVKSQVSGPVGSRIGVYLDHSAGVLAFYSVSESTMSLLHRVQTRFTRPLYAGVGFGGILLFNIGATAHFPKLK, via the coding sequence ATGGCGCAGAAAGCACTCGACCAAGAAGCCTTTTCCTGCTCCGTGTGTTTGGATCTACTGAAGGATCCTGTGACTATTCCCTGTGGACACAGCTACTGCAGGAACTGTGTCCAACAGCACTGGGACCAAGAGGACGAGAAGCAGCTCTACAGCTGTCCTGAATGTCGCCTCAGCTTCAgccccaggcctgccctgggtAAAAACATCATGTTAGCAGCTGTAGTAGAGCAGATGAAgaagacagcgccccctgctgccctctgctATGCCGGACCTGAGGATGTGTCCTGTGATGTGTGCACTGGGAGGAAGCTGAGAGCTGTCCAGTCCTGTCTGCAGTGTGTGGCCTCTTACTGTGAGCGCCACCTACAGCTTCATGATGTAGTTGCAGCTTTTAAGAAACACCAGCTGGTGGCGCCGTCTCACAGGCTCCAGGAAAACATCTGTGAACAACACGACGAAGTGAAGAAGATGTTCTGCGTCACAGATCAGCAGCTGCTCTGTTACCTCTGCTCTGTGGACCAACATAAGGGTCATGACATAGTGTCCTCTGCCTCAGAGAGGGCTCAGAGGCAGACAGAGCTGCCGGCCAGGAGGGCCCTGCTGCTCCAGAGCCTCCAGCACAAAGAGACAGACCTGAAGAGGCTCCAACAGGAGGCCCAGGACATCAGGAGCTCTGCCCAGACAGCAGTGCAGCGCAGCAACGACAGCTTCAGAGACATGGCCCTTCTCCTGGACAAAAGACGCTCTGAAGTGGAGCAGCAGATCCGCTCCCAGGAGGACACCCAACTGAGCCGAGTCCAAGAGCTccaggaccaactgcagcaggaCGTGAGGGGGCTGAAGAGGAGCCTCTCTgagctggacacactggacctcacccaggatcataaccagtttATACAGCGCTACGCTTCActgtccccacacacacagagcacagagccagcCACCATTCACACAGGGGACCGGGGATACTTTGAGGAAGTGACCAGAGCTGTGTCCAAGCTCAGGGACACACTCCAGCTCACTctgagtccagtccaggttttACTGCCTCAACCTTTGATTAGCTCCAGAGAGGACTTCTTATATTATTCTACAGAAATCActctggacacaaacacaattaacaaacatctgtctctgtctgatggAAACAGAAGAGTAACATGTATGAGTAAACACCACAGTTATCCAGATCATCCAGACAGATTCAGTGACTATGGTCAAGTCCTGAGCAGAGAGAGTCTGACGGgccgctgttactgggaggtggagTGGAGCGGGAGGTGGGTTTGTGTAGCAGTTTCATACAGAGAGATTCAGAGGAAAGGAAACTCTGCTGAATGTGTATTTGGATTCGATGATAAATCCTGGGCCTTAGACTGTGACAAAACCAGTCCTTcattttggtttaacaaagtcAAGTCCCAGGTCTCAGGTCCGGTCGGGTCCAGAATCGGGGTTTACCTGGACCACAGTGCAGGGGTTTTGGCGTTTTACAGCGTCTCTGAAAGTACCATGAGcctcctccacagagtccagaccaggttcACCCGGCCTCTCTACGCTGGGGTCGGGTTTGGTgggattttactttttaacattgGAGCCACTGCACATTTCCCTAAACTGAAATAG
- the LOC117389426 gene encoding tRNA N6-adenosine threonylcarbamoyltransferase, mitochondrial-like, with amino-acid sequence METLRDTSRQREGSVTPRVDPQVARRLSLLKHPLCSSLSGGQAVEVLAQTGDPTRFKFTTPMGQTLDCNFSFAGLRNQVSMAVKKREEEEGVERGTLLSCVNDLAASAQHTVAAHLAKRTHRAVLFCKHNRLLPDENPTLVLSGGVASNKYIRKALSVITDREGLRLLCPPPTGLPPQRGRVVVGIPARPEMEKLPLRNSPVDRLAETTQRRALSRSWLVHSVCLLDSE; translated from the exons ATGGAAACCCTGCGGGACACCagtagacagagggaggggagtg TAACTCCCCGTGTTGATCCGCAGGTGGCCCGACGCCTCTCCCTGCTGAAGCacccgctctgctcctctctgagcGGAGGGCAGGCTGTGGAGGTCCTGGCTCAGACCGGAGACCCGACCAGGTTTAAGTTCACCACTCCTATGGGACAGACTCTGGACTGTAACTTCTCCTTCGCTGGTCTCAGAAACCAGGTGTCTATGGCCGTCAAgaagcgagaggaggaggagg GTGTAGAGCGGGGGACCCTGTTGTCTTGTGTGAACGACCTCGCTGCCTCGGCTCAGCACACTGTCGCCGCCCATCTGGCCAAACGGACTCATCGCGCCGTTCTCTTCTGTAAACACAACCGTCTGCTGCCCGACGAGAACCCCACTTTG GTCTTGTCGGGGGGAGTGGCGAGTAACAAGTACATCAGAAAGGCCCTGAGTGTGAtcacagacagagaggggcTGAGGCTGCTCTGTCCACCCCCGACAGGTCTTCCTCCTCAGAGGGGAAGAGTGGTGGTTGGTATCCCAGCGAGGCCTGAAATGGAGAAACTCCCATTGCGGAACTCACCA GTGGACAGGTTGGCTGAGACCACACAGCGAAGAGCCCTCTCGAGGTCCTGGTTGGTGCACTCGGTCTGTCTGTTGGACTCGGAATGA